In Vanessa atalanta chromosome 9, ilVanAtal1.2, whole genome shotgun sequence, the genomic window agacccaagacaacatagaaattaatgaactttttctacattgactcggccgggaatcgaacccgcgacctcagagtggcgtacccatgaaaaccggtgtacacactactcgaccacggaggtcgtcaaaagattacttttttattgggtttagaagttttaaaaagtttccattaaaatatgtatcataAATGACACATACCTCATAGAATTCTGCCCACATCTCCCTTAAATTCTGCTTGGCAGTTTGGATTGATTGTGAAGTTGGGTCTGCTTTAAACCTTTTGAAATCATTTCCCGCTTTTTTTTCCCCGTACCCATTCTCTGGACAGTTCTGATCTTTAGTTATGAGGATATCCTCACAGTCCATCTTACCAGGGCGAACGAAGCGTGGACCAATTAAACCTAcgacatcaaatatttaattttatatgtcataacaaattactaatattcctatttacttcTCCATTTTAGCTTAAAACTTGTGTCAGGAGTGGGATGACAATGACCCAAGGGTTGAGGATCGATCCTGTGAACcccttaaaccattgcgctaatGACGCTTCTAATTCCGTTACGTAACACTTTGCACAATGTAAGTAAGAAGaaattattcaatgaaaatatcaaatatatatttcaaagggACTTTAGCCCACCTATTATTACAGCTTCTTCTTCAGCATCATTACTGAAAACACCTTTATTACGTCTGGTACCATTATTGATGCATTCGGTGTAACCACTCACATACACCATGGAggaaattttcatttcatcatAACTCAAACAATTCTCCAGCACGAGCGGCGGTTTTTCCTTTGATGTACCAATTTCTTCCCAGCCACCTCTTCTGATATGTAATAAACAATTTGAtcgatatgataaaataatgttaattaatagtATCACATAGAATAGACAtaaatcaatacatttatggatatgtatttgataatgatacatcaaatcaaataagaataagttaaaaataataaaattacctacttatatattttttttaatttaattataaaaagtataattttgaagAGGTTTTATTTGTGAAAGTATATCATcatgtttttatctttatatgtttATGTGAAGAACTATACGATAACTGATGACTAATCGAGTTTatcaataagatatttatttattgctattagtattttatattttatccatcTGTTGATAACTCTATTCTAtcaataaatacacatttaattaGGGTATTTACCCCTTTTCACCATTAAGGAGTCCATATTTGTCATGTGGTCCAACAAAAAATAGAGctctctttttcaatatcctgTCTATGAGCTCAGGCACCGTCATGTCTTCGTAAAAAGCCTTCTCAATATCAGATCCAAATTCTCTGAAATATcatgacaaatattttgtaatttttatatacttttgtaaCTTTTATATACTTCACTGGTAATAGAATAAAGAAGTAATAttgtagaattttttttaaatatcacctTTTGTGGTTCAAAAATTTAGCCATCAGAATCAGAATTCTTTCATGTATGAGTGGATAGGTTGATGTAATATTCCTTTGCAGCCTTTTTATTGGTCTAAGAGCTTTTAAATAGTCCAAcctgaatttttattaaaaatattaacatatgtaAGTAACATCTTTACTctattattccttttttttaaaagtttgaattaatttattaactcaaTAGAATACAAAGGAAGTTAATTTCATATGGCATATAATATTCAGATTTTAATAATGAGTAACAAACCTAACAGTTTCTATCGGAAATCGAACTGGGAAGGCTTTACTATTTTCTATGACTTCTTCCACATCATCCGAGAGTTTGATTAGTGGTAGAGTTGTACAATGatgaagtaattttttattttggtcagTAATACTAGGAAGGCTCCAATCATGTTTGCACCTGTTTTATGTTAAATGAATtacaatatcataatttttgaataatacttttaacatatattttttaataaaatacctagAACTGAAATCatcacataataattatatattaatcatatgcttataatacctatattaatttaataagttttgttttaatcaatgatattattaaaaaaccctTTAAGTAatactaaagattttttatattcttattagtattgtatcattttaataatactttttttttataaaagttaaagcaACTATTGCAACATAATTATGAGTCATAACATTACAAGGACTTGTTTCaatttttacacaaataatctggaatatttgcttattataatttataattttaatattttttttattacttcataCCCTATTAAAACTTAccaagaaatattttgaaaaattggGAAGTCATCCATTGTTTAAGttacttaaaaacttaaatgtaattacattaACTTTTCTCAGACCaatcaaaatacttttgtttaattgatttgaaaaacttttgtattgttttttcatttaacCATACAGCACGAAAGCTGACCGGTTAATGCCAATCGCGTCGTATAACATATACCAATATAACAATACACTTCTAAGATAAACAATATCATGTAGTGTCAATGGCACTTATTAAACAGGAAAAACCAAGAAGAAAATTGGGTTGCTAGGGAGATATGTATATCGTAAAGTTCTTAACAatcatttataaagttttaatcaaTTCACCTATTGTTCTAATAccgagaaaaaattaaaaaaaataataagtaaaaatgtaaGTTATGTCATAGCCCTAGATTATTTGCCTTTAAATTAAGCCGATATATCCTAcagtcattaattaataatcgaGCCgaattatctaataatatagcttatgaTTTCATTGCTAGTTGCTAACTTGCTAGTGAACTGTGAAAAAAGTATAGAGTAGGTACCTATtggattttattaacttttcttTGACATTAGACATTTTTAGATGACTAAGGGTGACAGTTACGACTTAGTTATAGGTACCTACTACCTAGTGAGAACTACTGAGTAGTGAGTACTGTCTTTCTTACGTCAGTCTCGCACGTCATGACGACTACTTCTGTGACATTCATgttgataataacattttgaaattgGTTGGCgtaactaaaagccattaaattaaaatttaattgaattaccaTTATtgagttttgtattatttttatgatataaatgctTAAAT contains:
- the LOC125066519 gene encoding uncharacterized protein LOC125066519 → MDDFPIFQNISWCKHDWSLPSITDQNKKLLHHCTTLPLIKLSDDVEEVIENSKAFPVRFPIETVRLDYLKALRPIKRLQRNITSTYPLIHERILILMAKFLNHKREFGSDIEKAFYEDMTVPELIDRILKKRALFFVGPHDKYGLLNGEKGRGGWEEIGTSKEKPPLVLENCLSYDEMKISSMVYVSGYTECINNGTRRNKGVFSNDAEEEAVIIGLIGPRFVRPGKMDCEDILITKDQNCPENGYGEKKAGNDFKRFKADPTSQSIQTAKQNLREMWAEFYETSTPVYSESFFNEIKNKTNQDTDRYKHVVKGKKVNGIFDNEVYYKRIRVLAEVTLIEAEFRARESGKNAFVNVIGCGLGIWMISKHQNDAYILTFLERMSTFLKKDMLNHVTDVNFGYIKCSRDIEALFKDKSEKGVKKTVS